In Massilia antarctica, the following are encoded in one genomic region:
- a CDS encoding NADPH-dependent FMN reductase yields the protein MASRKIAVIIGSLRKESFTRKVARSLMLLAPPTLDMEIVEIGQLPLYNQDDDAAPPPVYTEFRDKLKEFDGVLFCTPEYNRSVPAALKNAIDVGSRPYGQSAWGSKPCAVVSVTPGALGAFGANHHLRQSLVFLNMPAMQQPEAYLANIGSQYEGDKLTNDSTKAFLQKFIDSFAVWVERHAD from the coding sequence ATGGCTTCCAGAAAAATCGCTGTCATCATTGGCAGCTTGCGCAAGGAATCGTTCACCCGCAAGGTCGCCAGGAGTCTGATGCTGCTGGCACCGCCCACGCTCGACATGGAGATCGTCGAGATCGGCCAGCTACCCCTGTACAACCAGGACGACGACGCCGCGCCGCCGCCGGTGTACACCGAGTTCCGCGACAAGCTCAAGGAATTCGACGGGGTCCTGTTCTGCACTCCGGAGTACAACCGCTCGGTGCCGGCCGCGCTGAAAAACGCGATCGACGTCGGCTCGCGTCCGTACGGCCAGAGCGCCTGGGGCAGCAAGCCGTGCGCCGTGGTCAGCGTTACGCCGGGCGCGCTCGGCGCTTTCGGCGCCAACCATCACCTGCGCCAGTCGCTGGTGTTCCTGAACATGCCCGCCATGCAGCAGCCCGAGGCCTATCTGGCCAATATCGGCAGCCAGTACGAGGGCGACAAGCTCACCAACGACAGTACCAAAGCCTTCCTGCAAAAATTCATCGACTCGTTCGCGGTCTGGGTCGAACGTCACGCCGACTGA
- a CDS encoding NAD(P)-dependent oxidoreductase: MNIVLIGATGFIGTALLNEALNRGHAVTALSTRPDKLAPRERLQALAADVMDVATLTARLAGADAVLSAFSGHAQGDVQAYYLSGARNIVAATKEARVPRLLMVGGAGSLEVAPGVQLLDTPGFPDLYRASAEGARQALALLRAEASLDWTMLSPAAMIAPGERTGVFRLGRDALLLDAAGNSAISVEDYAVAMIDELEKPAHSRQRFTLAY, translated from the coding sequence ATGAATATCGTACTGATCGGCGCCACCGGATTTATCGGCACAGCCTTGCTCAATGAAGCCCTGAACCGCGGCCATGCGGTCACCGCGCTGTCGACCCGCCCGGACAAGCTGGCCCCGCGCGAGCGCTTGCAGGCGCTGGCAGCGGACGTGATGGACGTGGCCACGCTGACCGCGCGCCTGGCCGGCGCCGATGCCGTGCTGTCGGCCTTCAGCGGCCATGCCCAGGGCGATGTGCAGGCCTACTACCTGAGCGGCGCGCGCAACATCGTCGCCGCTACCAAGGAAGCGCGCGTGCCGCGCCTGCTGATGGTGGGCGGCGCCGGTTCGCTGGAAGTGGCGCCCGGTGTTCAGCTGCTCGACACGCCGGGCTTTCCGGACCTGTACCGCGCCAGTGCCGAAGGCGCGCGCCAGGCGCTCGCGCTGCTGCGCGCCGAGGCTTCGCTCGACTGGACCATGCTCAGTCCCGCCGCCATGATTGCGCCGGGCGAGCGCACCGGCGTGTTCCGCCTGGGCCGCGACGCGCTGCTGCTTGACGCTGCCGGCAACAGCGCCATTTCGGTGGAAGACTACGCCGTGGCCATGATCGATGAACTGGAAAAGCCCGCGCACAGCCGCCAGCGCTTCACGCTGGCTTACTAG
- a CDS encoding LysR family transcriptional regulator: MTPLDQIDLNSLTIFDAVAEAGSFTAAAERLGVAKARVSVQIARLERQLGVSLFTRTTRQVAPTDAGRALHAQCQPLLRALSDALAQAGSEQGELSGMLRISTTALQVEHSIGPALVRFMALHPRITVDVRTADKVVDMIAEGIDLSFRMGWLRDSTQRAIKLGEFSQHVVAAPSYLRQRGYPATPQDLVRHDWVALSLMRTPHTWTFSGADGAETVVQTVSRMQVDSPAALLALIEQGAGVTVMERQTLRASLKAGTVVELLPQWSLPRGGMYAVLPPGRQAPARVRAFIDFYRASLGAP, translated from the coding sequence ATGACCCCTCTCGATCAGATCGACCTGAACAGCCTGACCATCTTCGACGCCGTCGCCGAGGCGGGCAGTTTTACCGCCGCGGCGGAGCGGCTGGGCGTGGCCAAGGCCAGGGTCAGCGTGCAGATCGCGCGCCTGGAGCGTCAGCTGGGCGTATCGCTGTTTACCCGCACCACGCGCCAGGTGGCGCCCACCGATGCCGGGCGCGCGCTGCACGCGCAATGCCAGCCGCTGCTGCGCGCCCTGTCCGACGCGCTGGCGCAGGCTGGCAGCGAACAGGGCGAGCTGTCCGGCATGCTGCGCATTTCCACCACCGCGCTGCAGGTGGAGCACTCCATCGGTCCGGCGCTGGTGCGGTTCATGGCGCTGCATCCGCGCATCACGGTCGATGTGCGCACCGCCGACAAGGTCGTCGACATGATCGCCGAAGGCATCGACCTGTCGTTTCGCATGGGCTGGCTGCGCGACTCGACCCAGCGCGCCATCAAGCTGGGCGAGTTTTCGCAGCATGTGGTGGCGGCGCCATCGTATTTGCGGCAGCGCGGTTATCCGGCCACGCCGCAGGATCTGGTGCGGCACGACTGGGTGGCGCTGTCGCTGATGCGCACCCCGCACACCTGGACCTTCAGCGGCGCCGACGGGGCCGAGACCGTGGTGCAGACGGTCTCGCGCATGCAGGTCGATTCACCCGCTGCCCTGCTGGCGCTGATCGAACAGGGCGCCGGGGTGACGGTGATGGAAAGGCAAACCCTGCGCGCCAGCCTCAAGGCCGGCACGGTGGTTGAACTGCTGCCGCAATGGTCGCTGCCGCGCGGCGGCATGTACGCGGTGCTGCCGCCGGGACGCCAGGCGCCGGCGCGGGTGCGCGCATTCATCGACTTTTACCGCGCCTCCCTGGGCGCGCCGTAA
- a CDS encoding PEP-CTERM sorting domain-containing protein, which translates to MKHTALALPFAALLAALPAQAQVSYSATTSISNIRYTLTDLDLNDGVTPYIRYDTAEHSVFVAREWDMDAGHDQEDSRELSYFDQQTTAFDTSTAGAHSKHLQVAADIRGTTLDTLAMSNTATVSGSGRGGTHSDIALDRVFVLSPNTSMSISLDVSTFVSSSGEALEGRANSYAYIRIGDNNRTYDLRADVQGPGEKQVKHTFTTTIQTKNGEYWVNSELWVRAHASVDGVSPVPEPQTYAMLLAGLGLIGWRLVRSRQA; encoded by the coding sequence ATGAAGCATACCGCCCTCGCCTTACCGTTTGCCGCCTTGCTCGCCGCCCTGCCCGCGCAGGCGCAAGTAAGCTATTCGGCCACCACATCCATTTCCAACATTCGCTACACGCTGACCGATCTCGACTTGAATGACGGCGTGACGCCCTACATCCGATACGATACGGCCGAGCATTCGGTATTCGTAGCCCGGGAGTGGGACATGGATGCGGGACACGACCAGGAAGATTCGCGCGAGCTCTCGTACTTCGACCAGCAAACAACCGCCTTCGATACCTCCACGGCAGGGGCCCATTCGAAGCATCTGCAAGTAGCGGCCGACATCCGCGGCACGACACTGGACACGCTGGCGATGTCCAACACGGCCACGGTCAGCGGCAGCGGCCGGGGTGGCACTCACTCGGACATCGCACTTGACCGGGTATTCGTTCTTTCGCCGAATACATCGATGAGTATCTCGCTGGACGTCAGCACGTTCGTCAGCAGTTCCGGCGAGGCGCTCGAAGGGCGGGCAAACTCGTACGCCTACATCCGCATAGGCGACAATAACAGGACCTACGATCTGCGCGCCGATGTACAGGGGCCGGGCGAGAAGCAGGTCAAGCACACCTTCACCACCACCATCCAAACCAAAAATGGGGAATACTGGGTCAATTCCGAACTGTGGGTGCGCGCCCATGCGTCGGTCGATGGCGTTTCCCCAGTTCCCGAACCGCAGACCTATGCCATGCTGCTGGCCGGCCTGGGATTGATCGGATGGCGCCTGGTGCGCTCGCGCCAGGCATAA
- a CDS encoding MFS transporter translates to MPTQNEMTPRAAWLLILAASAILMITMGARLTTGLFLSPINTSTGLGVASISFAMAIGQFVWGAAQPVFGAVADKWGSAKVIILGAVMLAAGMALTPFVSSQWGLMLTMGVLTAAGAGAGSFSILIGATAQRLPAARRPFAAGFINAGGSFGQFVFAPLMQAIINGAGWIAAMLTMAATTLLTIPLAWPLRKGAGLAKADPAAAAPPKPADVPGIGLGAQIKIALRDRSYLCLHAGFFTCGFHIAFLVTHLPGEVGLCGLPAGVSANALALIGLFNIAGSLTAGALSTRYRMKSLLALMYASRAVIVIAFLLAPKTAITFYVFAGALGFTWLATVPPTAGLVGKLFGMRYLSTLFGLTLLSHQVGGFFGAWLGGLSFVAYGDFTWMWYADIVLALAAALINLPIREAHVVRAPAMAAKASA, encoded by the coding sequence ATGCCCACCCAGAATGAGATGACGCCGCGCGCCGCCTGGCTGCTGATCCTCGCCGCCTCGGCGATCTTGATGATCACCATGGGCGCGCGCCTGACCACCGGCCTGTTTCTCTCGCCGATCAATACATCGACCGGGCTGGGAGTGGCATCGATCAGTTTCGCCATGGCGATCGGCCAGTTCGTGTGGGGCGCGGCGCAGCCGGTGTTCGGCGCCGTGGCCGACAAATGGGGCTCGGCCAAGGTGATCATCCTGGGCGCCGTCATGCTGGCCGCCGGCATGGCGCTAACGCCCTTTGTGTCCTCGCAATGGGGGCTGATGCTGACCATGGGGGTGTTGACGGCGGCGGGGGCGGGCGCGGGCAGCTTTTCGATCCTGATCGGCGCCACCGCGCAGCGCTTGCCGGCCGCGCGCCGGCCGTTCGCGGCGGGCTTCATCAATGCCGGCGGCTCGTTCGGTCAGTTCGTGTTCGCGCCGCTGATGCAGGCGATCATCAACGGCGCCGGCTGGATTGCCGCGATGCTGACCATGGCGGCGACCACCTTGCTCACCATTCCCCTGGCCTGGCCGCTGCGCAAGGGCGCCGGGCTGGCCAAGGCCGATCCCGCCGCGGCGGCACCACCCAAGCCGGCTGACGTGCCCGGCATCGGCCTGGGCGCGCAGATCAAGATCGCGCTGCGCGACCGCAGCTACCTGTGCCTGCACGCCGGCTTTTTCACCTGCGGCTTTCACATCGCCTTTTTGGTCACCCACCTGCCGGGCGAGGTGGGCCTGTGCGGCCTGCCGGCTGGTGTGTCGGCCAATGCGCTCGCGCTGATCGGCTTGTTCAACATCGCCGGCAGCCTGACGGCGGGCGCGCTGTCGACCCGCTACCGCATGAAGTCCCTGCTGGCCCTGATGTACGCCAGCCGCGCCGTGATCGTCATCGCCTTCCTGCTGGCGCCCAAGACGGCCATCACCTTCTACGTATTCGCCGGCGCGCTCGGTTTCACCTGGCTGGCGACGGTGCCGCCGACGGCCGGCCTGGTGGGCAAACTGTTCGGCATGCGCTACCTGTCCACCTTGTTCGGGCTGACCTTGCTGTCGCACCAGGTGGGCGGCTTTTTCGGCGCCTGGCTGGGCGGACTGTCGTTCGTGGCCTACGGCGACTTTACCTGGATGTGGTACGCCGACATCGTGCTCGCGCTGGCCGCGGCCTTGATCAATCTGCCGATCCGCGAAGCGCATGTGGTGCGCGCCCCGGCCATGGCGGCGAAGGCATCGGCATGA
- a CDS encoding MarR family winged helix-turn-helix transcriptional regulator, which produces MTDPIEKPLGCTCFKLRKLTRAMSRVYDHHMAAVGLKTTQYSVLANVARKALPVAELAERLGMERTTLTRNLKPLMEAGWVVQRPGADSRQRIVTITEAGQQKLAESYPVWCGAQRAFEQLVGPGAVHALHTQLDSTLAQLTPLIEDLPHAHPE; this is translated from the coding sequence ATGACCGATCCGATTGAAAAACCGCTGGGCTGTACCTGCTTCAAGCTGCGCAAGCTCACGCGCGCCATGTCGCGCGTGTACGACCACCACATGGCGGCCGTGGGCCTGAAGACCACCCAGTACAGCGTGCTGGCCAACGTCGCACGCAAGGCGCTGCCGGTGGCCGAGCTGGCCGAACGCCTCGGCATGGAACGCACCACGCTCACGCGCAACCTCAAGCCGCTGATGGAAGCCGGCTGGGTCGTCCAGCGCCCCGGCGCCGACAGCCGCCAGCGCATCGTCACCATCACCGAGGCCGGGCAGCAAAAACTCGCCGAATCCTACCCGGTGTGGTGCGGCGCCCAGCGCGCCTTCGAACAACTGGTCGGGCCCGGGGCCGTGCACGCCCTGCACACCCAACTTGACTCCACGCTTGCCCAATTAACGCCATTGATCGAGGACCTGCCCCATGCCCACCCAGAATGA
- a CDS encoding PaaI family thioesterase, whose protein sequence is MEFLEGIGSGALPPAPIAHLMRILPMSVEPGRAVFQGTPALAHYNPSGVVHGGYAATMLDTALGRAIHTMLPAGKGYTTLGKRLPSNVCTA, encoded by the coding sequence ATGGAATTTTTGGAAGGAATCGGTAGCGGCGCCCTGCCCCCGGCGCCGATCGCGCACTTGATGAGGATCCTGCCGATGTCGGTGGAGCCCGGCCGCGCGGTATTCCAGGGAACCCCGGCGCTGGCGCACTACAATCCGAGCGGCGTGGTGCACGGCGGCTACGCGGCAACCATGCTCGACACCGCGCTCGGCCGCGCGATCCATACGATGCTCCCGGCCGGCAAGGGATACACGACCCTGGGTAAGCGTCTTCCCAGCAACGTCTGTACTGCCTGA
- a CDS encoding FxDxF family PEP-CTERM protein: MFLKSTLLAVAFCAFASTAQADSIHTITGDTTGAAIFNRPFEDLSELSTIGTNVNFNQFKFTVSAAGRYSFLTTAVFDSLVFLYSPSFNPSSSLTNALIGNDDLLGTTTSGFVTHLDANTSYVLVITGYERFQYGQYSTTIGGPGAVIVSGVPEPETYAMLALGLGVVGVARRRAKFLKTA; this comes from the coding sequence ATGTTTCTGAAATCGACACTGCTCGCCGTGGCGTTTTGTGCGTTTGCATCGACCGCTCAGGCTGATTCCATCCACACCATCACCGGCGACACGACTGGCGCCGCCATTTTTAATCGACCGTTCGAGGACCTTTCCGAGTTGTCGACAATCGGCACGAATGTCAACTTCAACCAATTCAAATTCACGGTTTCCGCGGCGGGCAGGTACTCGTTCTTAACGACGGCGGTTTTTGACTCCTTGGTTTTCCTTTACAGCCCGAGCTTCAATCCCAGCTCGTCGCTGACGAACGCCCTGATCGGTAACGACGATCTTCTTGGTACGACCACATCGGGCTTCGTGACCCACCTGGACGCCAACACGTCTTACGTACTGGTGATTACCGGTTATGAACGCTTCCAGTATGGCCAGTACAGCACGACCATTGGCGGGCCAGGCGCCGTCATCGTCAGCGGCGTTCCCGAACCCGAGACCTATGCGATGCTGGCACTTGGCCTGGGCGTCGTGGGCGTGGCACGCCGTCGTGCAAAGTTCCTGAAGACGGCCTGA
- the ispF gene encoding 2-C-methyl-D-erythritol 2,4-cyclodiphosphate synthase, producing the protein MALASYNPTPPFRVGTGYDCHALVEGRKLIIGGVVIPHRMGLLGHSDADVLLHAIIDAMLGAAGLGDIGKHFPDTDPMFAGADSRTLLREVAHRVVATGYTIGNIDATIIAQAPKMAPHIAQMVSRIAEDIGVSPQQVNIKAKTNEKLGYLGREEGMAAEAICLLIKSASA; encoded by the coding sequence ATGGCACTGGCATCCTACAATCCCACCCCGCCGTTCCGTGTCGGAACCGGCTACGACTGCCACGCCCTCGTCGAGGGCCGCAAACTGATTATCGGCGGGGTCGTCATCCCGCACCGTATGGGCCTGTTGGGCCATTCGGACGCCGACGTCCTGCTGCATGCGATCATCGATGCGATGCTCGGCGCGGCCGGCCTGGGTGACATCGGCAAGCATTTCCCTGACACCGACCCGATGTTCGCCGGCGCCGATTCGCGCACCCTGCTGCGCGAAGTGGCGCACCGCGTGGTCGCCACCGGCTACACCATCGGCAATATCGACGCCACCATCATCGCCCAGGCGCCGAAGATGGCGCCGCACATTGCGCAGATGGTGTCGCGCATCGCCGAAGACATCGGCGTGTCGCCCCAGCAGGTCAACATCAAGGCCAAGACCAATGAAAAGCTGGGCTACCTTGGACGGGAAGAGGGCATGGCCGCCGAGGCGATCTGCCTGCTGATCAAATCCGCCTCCGCGTAA
- the ispD gene encoding 2-C-methyl-D-erythritol 4-phosphate cytidylyltransferase, with protein sequence MKQTAPRYIALIPAAGVGARMASNSPKQYLPIGAKPMLRHTLDAFVSSPLIAHTYVVVSAHDAYIDAIVPSGAATVLRCGGASRMESVRNALRALEGELHEHDWVLVHDAARPGLNAALIGKLIDAVGDDPVGGLLALPVVDTVKRGGAHVSTVARDGLWLAQTPQMFRYKLLCDALAAATDAKVITDDASAVEALGLSPKLVEGHPCNLKVTLPADIRIAEMYLAAP encoded by the coding sequence ATGAAGCAAACCGCACCGCGCTACATTGCCCTGATCCCCGCCGCCGGCGTCGGCGCGCGCATGGCATCGAACAGCCCTAAGCAGTACTTGCCCATCGGCGCCAAGCCGATGCTGCGTCACACGCTCGACGCCTTCGTGTCGAGCCCCCTGATCGCCCATACCTACGTCGTGGTCAGCGCGCACGACGCGTATATCGACGCCATCGTGCCGTCCGGCGCAGCCACCGTGCTGCGCTGCGGCGGCGCCAGTCGCATGGAGTCGGTCCGCAACGCCCTGCGGGCGCTGGAGGGCGAGCTGCACGAGCATGACTGGGTGCTGGTGCACGACGCGGCGCGGCCGGGACTGAACGCCGCGCTGATCGGCAAGTTGATCGATGCGGTCGGCGACGATCCGGTCGGCGGCCTGCTGGCACTGCCCGTGGTCGACACCGTCAAGCGCGGCGGCGCCCACGTCAGCACCGTCGCGCGCGACGGCCTGTGGCTGGCGCAGACCCCGCAAATGTTTCGCTACAAGCTGCTGTGCGATGCGCTGGCCGCGGCCACCGACGCCAAGGTCATTACCGATGACGCCAGTGCGGTCGAGGCCCTGGGCTTGTCGCCCAAGCTGGTTGAAGGACATCCCTGTAATTTAAAAGTGACGCTGCCGGCGGACATCCGGATCGCCGAGATGTACCTGGCCGCGCCTTAA
- a CDS encoding NUDIX domain-containing protein, translating to MDPNLTDDHLAERRIDGELAYEGSFLKVSRDRVSLPDGAVATREYIRHPGAVVILPLQGDGRVLLERQFRYPLGKVFIEFPAGKIDAGEEPLACAKRELQEETGYTATDWQFICTIHNAIAYSDEHLELFVARGLTAGPARLDEGEFLETFSATVPEMLDMVRTGQITDVKTIIGAFWLDKLLGGSWPPA from the coding sequence ATGGACCCGAACCTCACCGACGATCATCTGGCAGAGCGCCGCATCGATGGCGAACTGGCTTACGAGGGCAGCTTCCTGAAGGTCTCGCGCGACCGTGTCAGCCTGCCCGACGGCGCCGTCGCCACCCGCGAATACATCCGCCATCCGGGCGCGGTGGTGATTTTGCCGCTGCAGGGCGATGGCCGGGTGCTGCTCGAACGCCAGTTCCGCTATCCGCTGGGAAAAGTTTTCATCGAATTCCCGGCCGGGAAAATCGATGCCGGAGAAGAACCGCTGGCCTGCGCCAAACGCGAGTTGCAGGAAGAAACCGGCTACACGGCGACCGACTGGCAATTCATCTGCACCATCCACAACGCCATCGCCTACTCGGACGAGCACCTCGAACTGTTCGTCGCGCGCGGCCTCACCGCCGGCCCGGCGCGCCTGGACGAGGGCGAGTTCCTGGAAACCTTCAGCGCCACCGTGCCCGAGATGCTCGACATGGTCCGCACCGGCCAGATCACGGACGTGAAGACCATCATCGGCGCCTTCTGGCTCGATAAACTCCTCGGCGGAAGCTGGCCGCCGGCTTGA
- a CDS encoding DUF2818 family protein, whose amino-acid sequence MDVSLSSWLAIAVALAAANLPFMNERLFGFIPVGHASADRGPVKAGWWRVLEMVVLYFVVGAIAYLLEARIGNVFGQAKEFYMITVPLFVVLAFPGFVMRYLRKRHH is encoded by the coding sequence ATGGACGTGTCGTTATCGAGCTGGTTGGCGATCGCCGTGGCACTGGCGGCGGCCAACCTGCCGTTCATGAATGAGCGGCTGTTCGGCTTCATCCCGGTCGGCCATGCGAGCGCCGACCGCGGGCCAGTCAAGGCGGGCTGGTGGCGCGTGCTGGAAATGGTGGTGCTGTACTTCGTCGTCGGCGCCATCGCCTATCTGCTCGAAGCGCGCATCGGCAATGTCTTTGGCCAGGCCAAGGAGTTCTACATGATCACCGTGCCGCTGTTCGTCGTGCTGGCATTCCCCGGCTTCGTCATGCGCTACCTGCGCAAGCGCCATCATTAA
- the nuoN gene encoding NADH-quinone oxidoreductase subunit NuoN, which yields MIQTTNPNLIPVYAEIFLLVAASAILLIDMFLKDGKRVLTYLLSLAALVGCAALTYSDYAAGTTIYTFHNMFVSDPMANLLKLFTYLAIGITLVYSRTYATERGMMSGNLGGEFYVLALFSMLGQMIMISGNNMLIIYLGLELMSLSLYALVALRRDHAVSTEASMKYFILGALASGFLLYGISMLYGATGSLDIGEISKAASASTANLNILVFGLVFLVAGLAFKLGVVPFHMWVPDVYQGSPTAVTLLLGGAPKLAAFAICIRLLVEGLLPMAIDWQQMLMVLAVLSLAIGNLTAIAQTNLKRMLAYSTIAQMGFVLLGLLAGVVANPVDANAIPDASNAAAAYSAAMYYSITYVLTTLGTFGLIMMLARTGFEAEELNDFKGLAKRSPWFAAVMAILLFSLAGVPPMMGFAAKFAVLEAVLSTGAVWLTVVAVMFSLIGAFYYLRVVKVMYFDEPLDTTPIVAPFDMRAVLSINGIAAVLLGVFAGPLLAACLNAMTKTIGS from the coding sequence ATGATCCAGACTACGAATCCCAACCTGATCCCGGTTTACGCCGAAATCTTCCTGCTGGTCGCTGCCTCGGCGATCCTCTTGATCGACATGTTCCTCAAGGACGGCAAGCGTGTCCTGACCTACCTGCTGTCCCTGGCGGCACTGGTCGGCTGCGCCGCCCTGACGTACTCGGACTATGCGGCCGGCACCACGATCTACACGTTCCACAATATGTTCGTGTCGGACCCGATGGCGAACCTGCTCAAGCTGTTTACCTACCTGGCCATCGGCATCACCCTGGTCTACTCGCGCACTTACGCCACCGAGCGCGGCATGATGTCCGGTAACCTGGGCGGCGAATTCTATGTGCTCGCGCTGTTCTCGATGCTCGGTCAGATGATCATGATCTCCGGTAACAACATGCTGATCATTTACCTGGGCCTGGAACTGATGTCGCTGTCGCTGTACGCCCTCGTTGCGCTGCGCCGCGATCACGCCGTCTCGACCGAAGCGTCGATGAAGTACTTCATCCTCGGCGCGCTCGCTTCCGGCTTCCTGCTGTACGGTATCTCGATGCTGTACGGCGCCACCGGTTCGCTCGATATCGGCGAAATCTCGAAGGCGGCGTCGGCGTCCACCGCCAACCTGAACATCCTGGTATTCGGCCTGGTGTTCCTGGTGGCCGGCCTGGCGTTCAAGCTCGGCGTGGTGCCTTTCCATATGTGGGTGCCTGACGTCTACCAGGGTTCGCCGACCGCGGTGACCCTGCTGCTGGGCGGCGCGCCGAAACTGGCGGCGTTCGCGATCTGCATCCGCCTGCTGGTGGAAGGCTTGCTGCCAATGGCGATCGACTGGCAGCAGATGCTGATGGTGCTGGCCGTGCTGTCGCTGGCGATCGGTAACCTGACCGCGATTGCCCAGACCAACCTGAAACGGATGCTCGCGTATTCGACCATTGCGCAGATGGGCTTCGTGCTGCTCGGCCTTCTGGCCGGCGTGGTCGCCAATCCGGTGGATGCGAATGCGATTCCGGACGCCAGCAATGCCGCTGCCGCCTACAGCGCCGCCATGTACTATTCGATCACCTATGTGCTGACGACCCTCGGTACTTTTGGTCTGATCATGATGCTGGCGCGTACCGGCTTCGAAGCCGAGGAACTGAACGACTTCAAGGGCCTGGCCAAGCGCAGCCCATGGTTCGCGGCCGTCATGGCGATCCTGCTGTTCTCGCTGGCCGGCGTGCCGCCGATGATGGGCTTCGCGGCCAAGTTCGCGGTGCTCGAAGCGGTGCTCTCGACCGGCGCCGTGTGGCTGACCGTGGTCGCGGTAATGTTCTCGCTGATCGGCGCGTTCTACTACCTGCGCGTGGTCAAGGTCATGTACTTTGACGAACCGCTTGATACCACCCCGATCGTCGCGCCGTTCGACATGCGCGCCGTACTTTCGATTAACGGGATCGCGGCCGTGCTGCTGGGCGTATTCGCCGGTCCGTTGCTGGCCGCTTGCCTGAACGCGATGACGAAGACTATCGGTTCCTGA